In a single window of the Bacillus mycoides genome:
- a CDS encoding ferritin-like domain-containing protein, giving the protein MYFYQTMTIHCIDKHIRSIEKAINGEYSAIHFYARLATLAPDINERTQILEIRQDEQRTVDFYLEIADKTTNQQVKETFRRAAADEQNHAVWFLYYFSKQNKK; this is encoded by the coding sequence ATGTATTTCTATCAAACAATGACGATACATTGTATCGACAAACACATTCGTAGTATTGAGAAAGCAATTAATGGAGAATATAGCGCCATTCATTTTTATGCTAGATTAGCTACTTTAGCTCCAGACATAAATGAACGAACTCAAATCCTTGAAATTCGGCAAGATGAGCAACGAACAGTTGATTTTTACTTAGAAATTGCTGACAAAACGACAAATCAACAAGTGAAAGAAACATTTCGGCGCGCAGCAGCTGATGAACAAAATCATGCCGTTTGGTTCCTATATTACTTTTCGAAACAAAACAAAAAATGA